A single region of the Methylorubrum extorquens genome encodes:
- a CDS encoding caspase family protein codes for MRRALIIGIDHYSKIGNLSGCVHDAQSVFEVLERHGDNKPNFKQPKLMTCSKAGEEISKDEIKEAARELFKHQAEIALIYFAGHGYVEDTGGYLCASDSKTGDDGFSLNDLVTFANNSPATNRIIILDSCHSGVAGARDNKRKIAELEEGMTILSASNADQYAMEVPGGGAGVFTTLFVDALKGGAANLVGDVTPGSIYAHIDQSLGPHSQRPVFKTNVQSFISLRSVQPPIAYNELMELATHFPSDDHVYPLDPAYEPERSQEQKDDPSIPPPNPAKNRVFKTLQNYVKVNLVVPVEAPHMWHAAMQSKGCKLTVLGKHYRKLVDSKMI; via the coding sequence ATGCGTCGGGCCCTTATTATCGGCATCGATCACTATTCCAAGATCGGCAATCTGAGCGGCTGCGTTCACGACGCGCAATCCGTTTTTGAAGTGCTTGAGCGGCATGGCGATAATAAGCCAAATTTCAAGCAGCCAAAGTTGATGACTTGTTCGAAGGCGGGCGAGGAAATCAGCAAGGACGAAATCAAAGAAGCCGCTCGGGAGTTGTTCAAGCATCAGGCTGAAATAGCCCTGATTTATTTCGCTGGCCATGGATATGTCGAGGACACCGGCGGATATCTATGTGCCAGCGACTCAAAGACGGGCGATGATGGATTTTCGCTGAACGATCTCGTCACCTTTGCCAACAATTCGCCGGCAACGAACCGGATCATTATTCTTGACAGCTGTCATAGCGGTGTGGCGGGCGCCCGGGATAATAAGCGGAAGATCGCCGAGCTTGAGGAAGGCATGACCATCCTGAGCGCATCCAATGCCGATCAGTACGCAATGGAAGTGCCCGGCGGCGGCGCCGGCGTCTTCACGACCTTGTTCGTGGACGCGTTGAAAGGCGGCGCCGCCAATCTGGTCGGCGACGTGACTCCGGGCAGCATCTACGCTCATATCGATCAATCGCTCGGGCCGCACTCGCAGCGCCCGGTGTTCAAGACCAACGTCCAGTCGTTCATCTCATTGAGGAGCGTACAGCCGCCGATCGCCTACAACGAGCTGATGGAGCTGGCTACGCATTTCCCGAGTGACGATCACGTCTACCCGCTCGATCCTGCCTATGAGCCCGAGCGGTCGCAGGAACAGAAGGACGACCCATCGATTCCTCCACCCAACCCGGCAAAGAACCGCGTGTTCAAGACTTTGCAGAACTACGTCAAGGTCAACCTAGTCGTTCCGGTAGAGGCGCCGCACATGTGGCATGCCGCGATGCAAAGCAAAGGCTGCAAGCTGACGGTCCTTGGCAAGCATTATCGGAAGCTCGTTGATAGTAAGATGATCTAG